The following coding sequences are from one Anabas testudineus chromosome 16, fAnaTes1.2, whole genome shotgun sequence window:
- the tcea3 gene encoding transcription elongation factor A protein 3 isoform X1 → MTREEELIRIAKKLDKMVSRNNTEGAMDLLQELKGFNMTLKLLQETRIGMSVNGIRKHCTDEEVTALAKLLIKDWKRLLDSGHSHSEKPTEMKNGLDSSEGATSPNRSASETHSSHRRLDVKLKHDSDTDKKHSDKNRKEKHSDEHKNKKGNVDDPKDQKHLDKPPNEKHLQETRKEKQLEEAPKQIQLELDHKNQRHERDVQSDTRQPQPRKDIQLVESKKMRQVEELKKDKHSCTEDTKKDKHGEENRHERPVNAPQRERLLSEPQREKPGDAHRPLFERRGVLDSSVLYPSSVPSPPRPARSPHPVKRPSSDIKKDRKDDKDSSTRHPPPPAPRPASPPAKRASLEPKKERKLPPDPNAPIAPLPFHLHPPPPPRKEPPDPNAPLPPLPLHLHPPPPPLKRPSLDGKKERERKESSDSQPPSQKNPSDHVKKDRKDPSESKVSKKHPDEAARERKDSSDSKTPPHKKPSLDIKKEKRRKESCDSKPSHPVKRHSADSRRESTDSKKSSSPPAKKLTGERRESHGSLKNSQAGPPQRKPSTDSIERKGKTEAPKTPTTPTSPMSPGFSSAGFPLSPHVATGDSVRDKCIEMLAAALRTDNDYKDFGANCEGMAAEIEDHIYQEIKATDMKYKNRVRSRISNLKDPKNPGLRRNVLAGSIDLHRIATMSAEEMASDELKQLRNVLTQEAIREHQMAKTGGTTTDLLQCGKCKKKNCTYNQVQTRSADEPMTTFVLCNECGNRWKFC, encoded by the exons ATGACGCGCGAAGAGGAACTCATCCGGATTGCAAAGAAACTGGACAAGATGGTGTCTAGAAATAACACG gaggGCGCCATGGACCTGCTCCAGGAACTGAAAGGCTTCAATATGACACTCAAACTTCTCCAA GAAACAAGAATTGGCATGTCTGTGAATGGTATCAGGAAGCATTGCACAGATGAGGAAGTCACTGCTTTGGCAAAGCTACTCATTAAAGACTGGAAAAGGCTTCTGG ACTCTGGCCATTCCCACTCTGAGAAACCGACCGAAATGAAGAACGGACTGGACTCAAGCGAAGGGGCAACGTCTCCAAACAGATCAGCctctgagacacacagcag TCACAGGAGACTGGATGTCAAACTGAAACATGACTCAGatactgacaaaaaacactccgataagaacagaaaagaaaaacacagcgaTGAGCACAAGAACAAGAAAGGAAATGTGGACGATCCCAAGGATCAGAAACACCTGGACAAGCCTCCAAATGAGAAACATTTGCAAGAAacgagaaaagaaaagcaattgGAAGAGGCTCCGAAACAAATTCAACTGGAGCTGGATCACAAGAACCAGAGGCACGAGCGAGATGTGCAGAGTGACACACGTCAGCCGCAACCAAGGAAAGACATACAGTTAGTGGAATCGAAAAAGATGAGACAGGTGGAGGAACTCAAGAaggacaaacacagctgcacagaggaCACGAAGAAGGACAAACACGGGGAGGAGAACAGACACGAGAGGCCGGTAAACGCACCACAACGGGAGAGGCTGCTGAGTGAACCTCAGAGGGAGAAACCTGGTGATGCTCACAGGCCTCTATTTGAAAG GAGAGGGGTCTTGGACAGCAGTGTTTTGTATCCCAGCAGCGTCCCCTCCCCTCCTCGGCCTGCTCGGTCGCCCCACCCCGTCAAACGCCCCTCTTCGGACATTAAAAAAGACAG GAAGGACGATAAAGACTCCTCCACCCgacatcctcctcctcccgctCCTCGACCTGCCTCTCCTCCGGCTAAACGAGCTTCACTGGAACCGAAGAAAGAGAG GAAGCTTCCACCAGACCCAAATGCTCCAATAGCTCCTCTCCCTTTtcaccttcatcctcctcctcctccaag AAAGGAGCCTCCTGACCCCAATGCTCCTCTTCCTCCGCTCCCTCTTCACCTtcaccctccacctcctccattAAAGCGTCCCTCACTGGatggaaaaaaggagagagaaag GAAGGAGTCATCAGACTCTCAACCTCCTTCACAGAAGAACCCGTCGGATCACGTGAAGAAAGACAG GAAAGACCCATCAGAGAGCAAAGTGTCTAAAAAACACCCCGATGAAGCTGCGAGAGAAAG GAAAGATTCCTCTGACTCTAAAACACCACCCCACAAAAAGCCCAGTTTGgacatcaaaaaagaaaaacgcaG GAAGGAGTCATGTGACTCGAAGCCCAGCCATCCTGTAAAACGTCATTCAGCTGACTCCAG GCGGGAATCCACTGattcaaagaaaagcagctcaCCACCAGCAAAGAAGCTAACAGGGGAAAG GAGAGAGTCTCATGGCTCCCTCAAGAACTCTCAAGCTGGACCTCCACAGAGGAAACCTTCAACTGACAGCATTGAAAG aaaGGGAAAAACCGAAGCCCCCAAAACTCCCACCACCCCGACTAGCCCCATGTCACCCGGCTTCAGCTCTGCTGGGTTTCCGCTGTCCCCTCATGTGGCTACTGGAGACTCCGTCAGAGACAAGTGCATTGAGATGCTGGCGGCTGCCCTGCGCACAGACA aTGACTACAAAGACTTTGGAGCTAACTGTGAGGGCATGGCAGCAGAGATTGAAGATC ATATCTACCAGGAGATAAAGGCCACtgatatgaaatataaaaacagggTTCGCAGTCGCATCAGCAACTTGAAAGATCCCAAGAATCCTGGGCTTCGGAGAAACGTACTCGCTGGAAGCATTGACTTACACCGCATCGCTACCATGTCTGCAGAG GAAATGGCGAGTGATGAGCTGAAGCAGCTGAGAAATGTTCTCACCCAGGAGGCCATCAGGGAGCACCAGATGGCCAAAACTGGTGGCACCACCACAGACCTGCTGCAGTGCGGCAAGTGCAAGAAAAAGAACTGCACCTACAACCAG gtgcAGACACGCAGTGCTGATGAGCCAATGACCACATTTGTGCTGTGTAATGAATGTGGTAACCGCTGGAAG TTCTGCTGA
- the tcea3 gene encoding transcription elongation factor A protein 3 isoform X3: MTREEELIRIAKKLDKMVSRNNTEGAMDLLQELKGFNMTLKLLQETRIGMSVNGIRKHCTDEEVTALAKLLIKDWKRLLDSGHSHSEKPTEMKNGLDSSEGATSPNRSASETHSRKDSSDSKTPPHKKPSLDIKKEKRRKESCDSKPSHPVKRHSADSRRESTDSKKSSSPPAKKLTGERRESHGSLKNSQAGPPQRKPSTDSIERKGKTEAPKTPTTPTSPMSPGFSSAGFPLSPHVATGDSVRDKCIEMLAAALRTDNDYKDFGANCEGMAAEIEDHIYQEIKATDMKYKNRVRSRISNLKDPKNPGLRRNVLAGSIDLHRIATMSAEEMASDELKQLRNVLTQEAIREHQMAKTGGTTTDLLQCGKCKKKNCTYNQVQTRSADEPMTTFVLCNECGNRWKFC, encoded by the exons ATGACGCGCGAAGAGGAACTCATCCGGATTGCAAAGAAACTGGACAAGATGGTGTCTAGAAATAACACG gaggGCGCCATGGACCTGCTCCAGGAACTGAAAGGCTTCAATATGACACTCAAACTTCTCCAA GAAACAAGAATTGGCATGTCTGTGAATGGTATCAGGAAGCATTGCACAGATGAGGAAGTCACTGCTTTGGCAAAGCTACTCATTAAAGACTGGAAAAGGCTTCTGG ACTCTGGCCATTCCCACTCTGAGAAACCGACCGAAATGAAGAACGGACTGGACTCAAGCGAAGGGGCAACGTCTCCAAACAGATCAGCctctgagacacacagcag GAAAGATTCCTCTGACTCTAAAACACCACCCCACAAAAAGCCCAGTTTGgacatcaaaaaagaaaaacgcaG GAAGGAGTCATGTGACTCGAAGCCCAGCCATCCTGTAAAACGTCATTCAGCTGACTCCAG GCGGGAATCCACTGattcaaagaaaagcagctcaCCACCAGCAAAGAAGCTAACAGGGGAAAG GAGAGAGTCTCATGGCTCCCTCAAGAACTCTCAAGCTGGACCTCCACAGAGGAAACCTTCAACTGACAGCATTGAAAG aaaGGGAAAAACCGAAGCCCCCAAAACTCCCACCACCCCGACTAGCCCCATGTCACCCGGCTTCAGCTCTGCTGGGTTTCCGCTGTCCCCTCATGTGGCTACTGGAGACTCCGTCAGAGACAAGTGCATTGAGATGCTGGCGGCTGCCCTGCGCACAGACA aTGACTACAAAGACTTTGGAGCTAACTGTGAGGGCATGGCAGCAGAGATTGAAGATC ATATCTACCAGGAGATAAAGGCCACtgatatgaaatataaaaacagggTTCGCAGTCGCATCAGCAACTTGAAAGATCCCAAGAATCCTGGGCTTCGGAGAAACGTACTCGCTGGAAGCATTGACTTACACCGCATCGCTACCATGTCTGCAGAG GAAATGGCGAGTGATGAGCTGAAGCAGCTGAGAAATGTTCTCACCCAGGAGGCCATCAGGGAGCACCAGATGGCCAAAACTGGTGGCACCACCACAGACCTGCTGCAGTGCGGCAAGTGCAAGAAAAAGAACTGCACCTACAACCAG gtgcAGACACGCAGTGCTGATGAGCCAATGACCACATTTGTGCTGTGTAATGAATGTGGTAACCGCTGGAAG TTCTGCTGA
- the tcea3 gene encoding transcription elongation factor A protein 3 isoform X2: MTREEELIRIAKKLDKMVSRNNTEGAMDLLQELKGFNMTLKLLQETRIGMSVNGIRKHCTDEEVTALAKLLIKDWKRLLDSGHSHSEKPTEMKNGLDSSEGATSPNRSASETHSSHRRLDVKLKHDSDTDKKHSDKNRKEKHSDEHKNKKGNVDDPKDQKHLDKPPNEKHLQETRKEKQLEEAPKQIQLELDHKNQRHERDVQSDTRQPQPRKDIQLVESKKMRQVEELKKDKHSCTEDTKKDKHGEENRHERPVNAPQRERLLSEPQREKPGDAHRPLFERKDSSDSKTPPHKKPSLDIKKEKRRKESCDSKPSHPVKRHSADSRRESTDSKKSSSPPAKKLTGERRESHGSLKNSQAGPPQRKPSTDSIERKGKTEAPKTPTTPTSPMSPGFSSAGFPLSPHVATGDSVRDKCIEMLAAALRTDNDYKDFGANCEGMAAEIEDHIYQEIKATDMKYKNRVRSRISNLKDPKNPGLRRNVLAGSIDLHRIATMSAEEMASDELKQLRNVLTQEAIREHQMAKTGGTTTDLLQCGKCKKKNCTYNQVQTRSADEPMTTFVLCNECGNRWKFC, from the exons ATGACGCGCGAAGAGGAACTCATCCGGATTGCAAAGAAACTGGACAAGATGGTGTCTAGAAATAACACG gaggGCGCCATGGACCTGCTCCAGGAACTGAAAGGCTTCAATATGACACTCAAACTTCTCCAA GAAACAAGAATTGGCATGTCTGTGAATGGTATCAGGAAGCATTGCACAGATGAGGAAGTCACTGCTTTGGCAAAGCTACTCATTAAAGACTGGAAAAGGCTTCTGG ACTCTGGCCATTCCCACTCTGAGAAACCGACCGAAATGAAGAACGGACTGGACTCAAGCGAAGGGGCAACGTCTCCAAACAGATCAGCctctgagacacacagcag TCACAGGAGACTGGATGTCAAACTGAAACATGACTCAGatactgacaaaaaacactccgataagaacagaaaagaaaaacacagcgaTGAGCACAAGAACAAGAAAGGAAATGTGGACGATCCCAAGGATCAGAAACACCTGGACAAGCCTCCAAATGAGAAACATTTGCAAGAAacgagaaaagaaaagcaattgGAAGAGGCTCCGAAACAAATTCAACTGGAGCTGGATCACAAGAACCAGAGGCACGAGCGAGATGTGCAGAGTGACACACGTCAGCCGCAACCAAGGAAAGACATACAGTTAGTGGAATCGAAAAAGATGAGACAGGTGGAGGAACTCAAGAaggacaaacacagctgcacagaggaCACGAAGAAGGACAAACACGGGGAGGAGAACAGACACGAGAGGCCGGTAAACGCACCACAACGGGAGAGGCTGCTGAGTGAACCTCAGAGGGAGAAACCTGGTGATGCTCACAGGCCTCTATTTGAAAG GAAAGATTCCTCTGACTCTAAAACACCACCCCACAAAAAGCCCAGTTTGgacatcaaaaaagaaaaacgcaG GAAGGAGTCATGTGACTCGAAGCCCAGCCATCCTGTAAAACGTCATTCAGCTGACTCCAG GCGGGAATCCACTGattcaaagaaaagcagctcaCCACCAGCAAAGAAGCTAACAGGGGAAAG GAGAGAGTCTCATGGCTCCCTCAAGAACTCTCAAGCTGGACCTCCACAGAGGAAACCTTCAACTGACAGCATTGAAAG aaaGGGAAAAACCGAAGCCCCCAAAACTCCCACCACCCCGACTAGCCCCATGTCACCCGGCTTCAGCTCTGCTGGGTTTCCGCTGTCCCCTCATGTGGCTACTGGAGACTCCGTCAGAGACAAGTGCATTGAGATGCTGGCGGCTGCCCTGCGCACAGACA aTGACTACAAAGACTTTGGAGCTAACTGTGAGGGCATGGCAGCAGAGATTGAAGATC ATATCTACCAGGAGATAAAGGCCACtgatatgaaatataaaaacagggTTCGCAGTCGCATCAGCAACTTGAAAGATCCCAAGAATCCTGGGCTTCGGAGAAACGTACTCGCTGGAAGCATTGACTTACACCGCATCGCTACCATGTCTGCAGAG GAAATGGCGAGTGATGAGCTGAAGCAGCTGAGAAATGTTCTCACCCAGGAGGCCATCAGGGAGCACCAGATGGCCAAAACTGGTGGCACCACCACAGACCTGCTGCAGTGCGGCAAGTGCAAGAAAAAGAACTGCACCTACAACCAG gtgcAGACACGCAGTGCTGATGAGCCAATGACCACATTTGTGCTGTGTAATGAATGTGGTAACCGCTGGAAG TTCTGCTGA
- the tcea3 gene encoding transcription elongation factor A protein 3 isoform X4 has translation MTREEELIRIAKKLDKMVSRNNTEGAMDLLQELKGFNMTLKLLQETRIGMSVNGIRKHCTDEEVTALAKLLIKDWKRLLDSGHSHSEKPTEMKNGLDSSEGATSPNRSASETHSRKESCDSKPSHPVKRHSADSRRESTDSKKSSSPPAKKLTGERRESHGSLKNSQAGPPQRKPSTDSIERKGKTEAPKTPTTPTSPMSPGFSSAGFPLSPHVATGDSVRDKCIEMLAAALRTDNDYKDFGANCEGMAAEIEDHIYQEIKATDMKYKNRVRSRISNLKDPKNPGLRRNVLAGSIDLHRIATMSAEEMASDELKQLRNVLTQEAIREHQMAKTGGTTTDLLQCGKCKKKNCTYNQVQTRSADEPMTTFVLCNECGNRWKFC, from the exons ATGACGCGCGAAGAGGAACTCATCCGGATTGCAAAGAAACTGGACAAGATGGTGTCTAGAAATAACACG gaggGCGCCATGGACCTGCTCCAGGAACTGAAAGGCTTCAATATGACACTCAAACTTCTCCAA GAAACAAGAATTGGCATGTCTGTGAATGGTATCAGGAAGCATTGCACAGATGAGGAAGTCACTGCTTTGGCAAAGCTACTCATTAAAGACTGGAAAAGGCTTCTGG ACTCTGGCCATTCCCACTCTGAGAAACCGACCGAAATGAAGAACGGACTGGACTCAAGCGAAGGGGCAACGTCTCCAAACAGATCAGCctctgagacacacagcag GAAGGAGTCATGTGACTCGAAGCCCAGCCATCCTGTAAAACGTCATTCAGCTGACTCCAG GCGGGAATCCACTGattcaaagaaaagcagctcaCCACCAGCAAAGAAGCTAACAGGGGAAAG GAGAGAGTCTCATGGCTCCCTCAAGAACTCTCAAGCTGGACCTCCACAGAGGAAACCTTCAACTGACAGCATTGAAAG aaaGGGAAAAACCGAAGCCCCCAAAACTCCCACCACCCCGACTAGCCCCATGTCACCCGGCTTCAGCTCTGCTGGGTTTCCGCTGTCCCCTCATGTGGCTACTGGAGACTCCGTCAGAGACAAGTGCATTGAGATGCTGGCGGCTGCCCTGCGCACAGACA aTGACTACAAAGACTTTGGAGCTAACTGTGAGGGCATGGCAGCAGAGATTGAAGATC ATATCTACCAGGAGATAAAGGCCACtgatatgaaatataaaaacagggTTCGCAGTCGCATCAGCAACTTGAAAGATCCCAAGAATCCTGGGCTTCGGAGAAACGTACTCGCTGGAAGCATTGACTTACACCGCATCGCTACCATGTCTGCAGAG GAAATGGCGAGTGATGAGCTGAAGCAGCTGAGAAATGTTCTCACCCAGGAGGCCATCAGGGAGCACCAGATGGCCAAAACTGGTGGCACCACCACAGACCTGCTGCAGTGCGGCAAGTGCAAGAAAAAGAACTGCACCTACAACCAG gtgcAGACACGCAGTGCTGATGAGCCAATGACCACATTTGTGCTGTGTAATGAATGTGGTAACCGCTGGAAG TTCTGCTGA